One region of Enterobacter ludwigii genomic DNA includes:
- a CDS encoding CidA/LrgA family protein, translating to MAVALSRVTPAVAQRLQVPVQVLLYAGLFVFAEYLVGWLHLPLPANLVGMMLMLTLILCRVIPLNWVRAGARWLLAEMLLFFVPAVVAVVNYAQLLMVDGWRIFAVIALSTLMVLGTTAWVVDKVYRFEISRHKHD from the coding sequence ATGGCCGTGGCGTTAAGCCGTGTTACGCCTGCCGTTGCGCAACGACTCCAGGTACCGGTTCAGGTACTGCTCTACGCGGGACTGTTTGTTTTTGCCGAATATCTTGTCGGCTGGCTGCATCTGCCGCTGCCAGCCAACCTTGTGGGGATGATGCTGATGCTGACGCTCATCCTTTGTCGCGTCATTCCCCTCAATTGGGTACGGGCTGGTGCGCGCTGGCTGCTGGCAGAGATGCTGCTGTTCTTTGTTCCGGCAGTGGTAGCGGTGGTGAACTATGCGCAACTGCTGATGGTGGATGGCTGGCGCATCTTTGCGGTCATCGCGCTGAGTACGCTGATGGTGCTGGGGACGACCGCCTGGGTGGTGGATAAAGTGTATCGCTTTGAAATCAGCAGGCACAAACATGACTAA